A section of the Cuniculiplasma divulgatum genome encodes:
- a CDS encoding peroxiredoxin, with protein MPLSIGEDAPDFEAIDDEGNRIRFSDYSKGKVVLYFYPKDETPGCTAEACAFRDEWDEFRKLDCTIIGVSSDSVESHKKFKEHRQLPFKLVSDPDQKIRSMYGAKGFIIPPRISFVIVNGKIIHTYNSQMNATNHVREARLVLEKN; from the coding sequence ATGCCACTTTCCATAGGCGAGGATGCGCCAGATTTTGAAGCAATAGATGATGAAGGCAACCGTATCAGGTTTTCGGACTATTCAAAAGGGAAAGTTGTTCTCTACTTCTATCCCAAAGATGAAACTCCAGGTTGCACAGCTGAAGCATGTGCCTTCAGAGATGAATGGGACGAGTTCCGCAAGCTCGACTGCACAATCATAGGTGTCAGCTCAGATTCTGTGGAATCTCACAAAAAGTTCAAGGAACACAGACAACTGCCCTTCAAGCTTGTATCTGATCCGGACCAGAAGATCCGGTCAATGTACGGGGCCAAGGGTTTTATTATACCGCCAAGAATCTCATTTGTGATTGTTAATGGAAAGATAATACACACCTACAACTCCCAGATGAATGCCACGAATCATGTCAGGGAGGCCAGGCTCGTTCTTGAAAAAAATTGA